From Candidatus Nanohalococcus occultus:
CTAGACATGGTTGGAAGCGGCTATCCCGAGATCTATACAGTTGACGATGTCTGTGAGGAACGTCAGGTGGCCGATCAGACCTACTTGGAGGAGTTAAGAGAGCAGGGGCGGACGAATATAACGCCGACAGAGTTTATGGTTGGACTGGCTAAAGGCGAGTATCACTGAGTTTGTATCTATATTTTTGTCCTCCAAGTAATTCTGTTCGTTTTATAAAACTGAATTGAGAAGGTTTAGCGTGTTAACTAGATGCCATGGCACAGATTCCGACGGTTTCTGAAACGCATGGTTTCAAAGGTGAAGAAGATGACTGAAGACGAGAATACTGAAGGCAAGCAGGAAGAGGAGAAATCCGGAAAGAAGCAGCGAGTACAGTTCCCACAGTACTTTAACAAGAACCAGGGAACGGACAATCCGAACGGAACAGCTCTGAAAACACCTGTTCTACGAGGAGTTGTTGTCTCCGAGTTCGACGGAGACCGGATCTGGGTGGAGGCAAGCGGAAACATGAAAGGCCGCTACGGAGTCGAAGTACCGAACGGATACGATCCAGAGGACTTTACAGCAGGCACCGAAGTAGCACTTGACCCTAACACGTTCACAGTAACGGATGTAGTGGATAAATCAAAGGATGCTGTTTTCAACGCTGTAGATACCAAGGTAACCTTCCAGGATATCGGAGGGCTTGATAACATAATTAAGGCAATGAAATCGAACGTCGGAGCGCAGCTTGACTCCGATAAGAAGCAAAAGATCGAAGACTGGGGTCTGGAGATGGATAAATCCATTTTACTTGTCGGACGGCCGGGTACAGGTAAAACACACCTTGTCAAGGCAGTTTCAAACGAGTACGATGCGGAAATGTTTATGATCAACGGACCGCAGCTAGTCGAGAAATTCATCGGAGAAGGCGCAAAGAAGGTCAAGAGACTTTACGAACAGGCACGAGCCTCCGATAAGCCCTCAATTATCTTTATCGACGAGATCGATGCGATCGCAAAGAAACGGCTAGATGATCGTAGACACGGCGGCGAGGAAGTTGAACGTACAATGTCTCAGCTGCTCTCCGAGCTTGACGGACTGGACACCGAGGAGGGTGGAAACGTTATCAGCATCTTCGCATCCAACAAGCCGGATATCATGGATCCAGCGCTCTTGAACCGCTGTAACGCTCTTGAAGTACCGGTACCTACCAAGGAAGCTAAAAGAGAGATTCTACAGGTTCACACCCGGTCACTTGATCTTGACGACAGCGTTGATCTTGAGATCATCGCAGATGAGATGGAAGATGATTACACCGGAAGAGACATCAAACAGATCGTAAAACAGGCAGCGGTTAACGCACTTGAAAGATACGAAGATGTCTCGGAAGCCGAGATCAGTATGCAGGACTTCCAGGAAGCAGTAGAGGACCTGAGAGAAGGAAATCTAGGAGCTGAAAAGGACTTCCTTGCAGATGATAAGATGACTCCGGAAGAGATGTTTGCGTAAGCGGATCGGAGAGTTATTCTCCGATTTTCCTTCCAATCTATATCAGTGATACAATGAGCAACGAAGAGTTCCACAAAGAACTGCGTTTGAAAAAGAAGGATGCCGCAGATTTCCTGAGAGAGCTAGCCGACTCGATTGAGGACGAAGAACAGGTTAACCTTAAAGGCGATGACTGGCAGGTCTACCAGCCTTACGAAGACATTGTTCCCTTCCGATTAGTCAAGGACGATGAAGGTCTGGAAGTTGATCTGAAGCTGATTAACCCGGAAGAGTAGACCGTCTACTCTTCTTCCGGAAGCTTCTTTCCGACGAAGTCCGCGATTTTCTCAAGTTTCTGGCGTTTGACATAGTTCTGTGATGAAGAAAGAAAATCCTGTGTGAGCTTGTACATATATCCTTCCTCTTCCCGTAACCGTTCGACAGGCTGTTTTACCTCTTCCTCGAAGTAAGTTTCTACCAGTATCTCGAAGACCTTAAACATTCCGTAACGTTGTCTTGCTACATCATTCGAGTTTAACTGTTCGCTGTAGTCTTCAATTTTCATAACCTTTCAATCAGTTTCCGCCGTGTCTGTCCGCCATCTGCCTTACCGCTCGTTCTGCTCATAACCTGGCCTAGGAGATAGTTTAGCGCAGAATCCGTACCGGAACGGTAGTCTTCAACCGCATCCGGGCTATCCTCAATTACCTGGCTGATGACTTCATCAAGTTCAAAGTCATCTCCCGAATCGATTTCCCCGGTTTCCGCAAAACGTTCCACTGTTTTCTGCATGTGCGTCTGGTTTTCTGAAGCAGCCAGGATATTCTCAAGATCGGACTGTTCACATTCTAGGTCATTCCGCTCGAACTCTCTGATGGCATCAACTACGCGGTCAGGTTCGAAGACGTCCGATAGATGGAGGAAGACCGAGCGGTGGCCGTTTTCCGACAGAAAACGCGTTTGTTCCTCTCCGGCACCTGCCTCCTCCAAGAGTTCGAAATCGTCTTCATCTGAGACAACAATATCTTTTTTCTCAAAGCTGAATTCCGCGGATTCAAACGCTTCCTCAAGCTGAACGGTTTCTATACCTACCGCCTCCATCTCCGTACCTACGGTGAAAGAGACTTTTTCTTTTTCAAAAACCCGTTCATCAACCACGTGATCAAGACCGGAGGCGAAAGGATGCACCGTACCTGATTTCTGACCGGTCAGCTGCTTCGATTTTTCCTTCTCAACCAGACGGTAATCTCCGAACTTACCTTCCGATACCTCACGGTCGCCGGGAAGGCACAGATGATACAGATCCCCGTCCTTTCTTACAATCAAAGATTTTACAATTTGAGATGTCTCCATCCCGCGCTCTTCAGCAGCTTGACTACATTTAAGCGTCGGCCTATCCTGTTCTATCAGTTCAAAGACTGCTCCAAGCTCTTCAAGCTTCCTATCAGCTCTCAAAGTTTCTCCACCACTTGTTCGAGTTCCTCAGGTCTCTGAGTTCCTATAACAATTTCTTTACCATCCTTTTTCTTTATCCGTAATCCTTGGTTTCCGCTTACGTTGTAAGCGCGTTTACCGGGTCGCCAGCGCAGACCCCAGCCACCGAACTCTCTTAGCGGCGAGTATCTCTCAACACTCAGATCCTCAATCTCATCGTAGCTCAGGGTTCTGCTGGAAATATGGAAAGGGAAAAGCCGTATGCTTATCTCGTCTTCATCAATCCTTGTATCAAGTCTGACGGCGTAGAGAAAGCCAGCAGTTAAAGCCATTACAGCCAATGCCATTAGACCGGAGATATACTGTCCGTCGAAGGCCAGAGCTAGAACCGTCATAACCGTTGTTCCAAGCACAATCGTCCAGAGCCATGGCTGGCGGAACCGCTGGGTTTCCTCAAACACGCTTAACCCTCCAGTCTGTCCAGAATTTTCTCCCTAGCAGTGTTTGGATCGGCCTTCCCACCGGACTGTCGCATTACCTGTCCGACCAGGAAGTTGATAGCGCCTTCTTCACCCGAGTTATAGTCTTCGACCGCATCAGGATTGTCCTCAATAACCTGTTCGACTACCTGATCGACTTCATCGTCCTCAGCTTTCAGAAGATCCTCTTGTTCAACAATCTCTTCCGGACCTCTAGGTTCTTCTACCAGATCACGTAAGAGCTGTTCGGCGTTTCTATCCGAGATCTTATCTTCTTCAAGAAGCTCAAGGACGTACTCAATCCATTCGGTTTTTACACCGGATTCTTCGTAGCTGACTTCGTTGTAGTTCAGTGTTTTCTTTAACTCTCCTGTCATCCAGGAGGCGACAAGCTCCGGTTCGTGTTCTTCGGCTAAATTCTCAAAGTCATCTGCCATCGCTGGCACGGAGATCAGTGACTCGATTAGTTTATCAGCGATTCCGTACTCTTCTTTGAACCGTGAGAACTTCTGACGTGGAAGCTCCGGGACCTTCTCGCTCGCAGCTGATTTCCGCTCTTCATCTAGTTCCTGACGTGTAAGATCCGGCTCGAAGATGTAACCATAGTCTTCCTCCGTCTCCTTCTTACGCATCGAGGTGGTCGACCCCATGTCGCTGTTGAAGCTGCGGGTTTCCTGTTCGACTTCTCCGCCTCTAGCCGTCATCTGTTTCTGACGGGAGATCTCGAAGCTCAATGCTTTCTCGACTTCCTTGGTTCCGGTAATGTTTTTGACTTCCACACGGTTTCCGCCGTCGATCGAGACGTTCGCATCGGATTTGATGGAAAACTCGGTGTCGGAAAAGTAGATTTCCAGGTACTCGAGTACGCGTTCAAGCTGCTGTAGGTACTCGCGTGCTTCCTGCGGACTGGTAAAGTCCGGTTTGGTGACGATCTCCAGTAGAGGGGTTCCCGCACGGTTGTAATCAACCAAGGTGTAATCGGAGTTGGAGATGTCTCCTCCAACGTGGTCAAGTTTTGCCGGATCCTCTTCAATATGGATTCTCTTGATCCCGATATCGATGTCTTGATCTTCCAGGGAGATTTCGAAGTTCCCGTTTTCCGCTACCGGTAGCTCGAACTGCGTTGTCTGGAAGTTCTTCGACATGTCCGGGTAAAAGTAAGTCTTCCGGGAAAAGAAGACGTCTTCGTTTACATCACAGTCAAGTGCTTCGGCCAGTTTGAGTGCTTCTTCAATCACTTTCTCGTTCAGCCTTGGTTTTGCCCCTGGATGACCTAGACAGGTCGGACAGACGTTCGTGTTCGGATCCGAATCCTGTTCGTTTTCACATCCGCACAGTAGCTTGGTATCTGTATCAAGTTGGACGTGAGTCTCTAAACCAATCATTACCTCTGTTTCATCGCTCATTGGAAAACACCTCGTGTTTTCTGGATGTTCGAGAAAATCTTTGATTTTCGACTCATTGAGATTCACCTCTCTTTTCTTCGTATGTGTAAGCCAGGTCGAGAATCGTTTCCTCATCGAAGTGATCTCCTATAATATGTAAGCCGGTCGGCATTCCCTCCGATTTCCCGTTCGGCACTGAGATCATCGGAACTCCGGCAAGGTTCGGACCGACTGTCAAGGTATCCATCGCATAGACCTCGGATGGTTTCATTGATTCAGCCTCATCTATCTTCGGCGCGATATTCGGCATTGAAGGAGCGACTAAAACGTCGTACTCTTCAAATGCGTCTTTGAACTGGTTGATTATTTTCTGCCTTACTTCTGCGGCTTTGATGTAGTATTCGTCTCTGTAGCCCGCCATCCGGGTATAGGTTCCAAGGAGTACCCGTCTTTTGGCTTCTTCTCCGAATCCTTCCGTCCGGACCGCACTGAAGTACTCGTTGTACCCATCGAACTCTTCTGGGTCTTTTTCCATGCCGTAACGCATACCTGAGAACTTCGCTAGGTTGGTTGAGGCCTCGCTCATTGCCAGCACGTAGTATGCTGCGACCGAGTAATCCGCTGAAAGCAGCGGCATATCAACCCTCTCAATTTCAGCTCCCAGACCTTCCAATGTTTCGAGAGACTCTTCGAAGTTCTCTCTCACTCCTTCTTCGATTCCCTCTAGGTTTTCGTACTGTTTTGGGATTCCAATTTTCAGATTTTCTGTTTTTTCAAGATCTGAGAACTCAGGCACTTTCTTATCGACTGTCGTCTGATCTTTTCCGTCCTCTCCGGCAATTACTTCGAGTCCTTTGGCCGCTCCGTAAACGTTTTTCGATAGTACTCCGATCTTATCCAAGCTGTTTGCGTAACTTATCAGTCCGTAACGGGAGACTCTTCCATAGGTTGGAGTTAAACCGACCACTCCGTTGTAGCTAGCAGGGTTTGTGATCGATCCACCGGTTGATTCTCCTATCGAAATAATTGGAGAGTCCATTGCTGCTACTATAGCTCCTGCGCCTCCTGAAGATCCTCCAACAACCCGGGTTTCATCGTGCGGGTTTTTCGGGGTCTGGAACGCACAGTTTGTCGAGAAGGTTCCGAAACCGAACTCGTCTTGGTTTGTTTTACCGTAAATCTTTGCGCCAGCGTCTTTGAGTCTTTCAACAACTGTCGCATCGAATACCGGCGAGTAGTCTTCAATTATATTTGATCCTGCGCTTGTTGTAACGTTTTCAACGCAGATAGCGTCCTTTAATACGACAGGCACGCCGTTAAGCTCTCCGTTGCCGTTTTCCTCTGGTTCTACGATCTCTCGCATGAAACCGAGTTTTTCATCTGCGGCTTTGAGTTGTTGTAAAAAATCTTTTTCGTCGACTTCAGATTCTCCCTCGACTATTTTCTCTAGACTCACGGTTTAACGTCGGGAGCGATTCTTAAAAATTCATTCAGTCAAACAGTTGTCAATATGGAAAGTCTCATCACATTCTGTACATGTAAGGAACAGCATCCGGTATCCTTGGAAGCTCATTTCGCCGCCACAGTCCGGACAAAGATAGCTCATTGAACTCTGTGGAACTCTACTTCTCCTGTTTCCAGGTCAAGGGTTGCGACGTGAAGTTCTTCTTCCTGACCTGGAAGTTTGATCCCGCCAGGATTGATTTCTATACAGCCTCCGTAATCGTAGATCTTCTTTTCATGCGTGTGACCTCTTAGAACATAGTCATAGTTGAATGAGTGAACCAGACTATTCATGATAGCTTCTTCCGTGCCGTGATACGCTGCGATAAAGTTACCTTCTATCTCGAGTTCTGCGATGTTGTTATAGAAAGTTCCGAACCCCTCGATTGTTTCTTTCAGGTTCCACTCGCCGTCATTGTTCCCTCTAACATAATGGAACTCGAAGTCAGCATCGAACAGTCCGGCGGTGAAAGGTGAGACCATATCTCCGCAGTGAACCACAGTATCAACTTGTTCCTGCTCGAAGAAACTGACTGCTTCCTTAGTCTTTTCCAAGTTATCGTGAGTATCGGAGACTACTCCAAGTTTCA
This genomic window contains:
- a CDS encoding YbaK/EbsC family protein, translating into MRADRKLEELGAVFELIEQDRPTLKCSQAAEERGMETSQIVKSLIVRKDGDLYHLCLPGDREVSEGKFGDYRLVEKEKSKQLTGQKSGTVHPFASGLDHVVDERVFEKEKVSFTVGTEMEAVGIETVQLEEAFESAEFSFEKKDIVVSDEDDFELLEEAGAGEEQTRFLSENGHRSVFLHLSDVFEPDRVVDAIREFERNDLECEQSDLENILAASENQTHMQKTVERFAETGEIDSGDDFELDEVISQVIEDSPDAVEDYRSGTDSALNYLLGQVMSRTSGKADGGQTRRKLIERL
- a CDS encoding metallophosphoesterase, yielding MKLGVVSDTHDNLEKTKEAVSFFEQEQVDTVVHCGDMVSPFTAGLFDADFEFHYVRGNNDGEWNLKETIEGFGTFYNNIAELEIEGNFIAAYHGTEEAIMNSLVHSFNYDYVLRGHTHEKKIYDYGGCIEINPGGIKLPGQEEELHVATLDLETGEVEFHRVQ
- a CDS encoding amidase family protein, encoding MSLEKIVEGESEVDEKDFLQQLKAADEKLGFMREIVEPEENGNGELNGVPVVLKDAICVENVTTSAGSNIIEDYSPVFDATVVERLKDAGAKIYGKTNQDEFGFGTFSTNCAFQTPKNPHDETRVVGGSSGGAGAIVAAMDSPIISIGESTGGSITNPASYNGVVGLTPTYGRVSRYGLISYANSLDKIGVLSKNVYGAAKGLEVIAGEDGKDQTTVDKKVPEFSDLEKTENLKIGIPKQYENLEGIEEGVRENFEESLETLEGLGAEIERVDMPLLSADYSVAAYYVLAMSEASTNLAKFSGMRYGMEKDPEEFDGYNEYFSAVRTEGFGEEAKRRVLLGTYTRMAGYRDEYYIKAAEVRQKIINQFKDAFEEYDVLVAPSMPNIAPKIDEAESMKPSEVYAMDTLTVGPNLAGVPMISVPNGKSEGMPTGLHIIGDHFDEETILDLAYTYEEKRGESQ
- the gatB gene encoding Asp-tRNA(Asn)/Glu-tRNA(Gln) amidotransferase subunit GatB, with the translated sequence MSDETEVMIGLETHVQLDTDTKLLCGCENEQDSDPNTNVCPTCLGHPGAKPRLNEKVIEEALKLAEALDCDVNEDVFFSRKTYFYPDMSKNFQTTQFELPVAENGNFEISLEDQDIDIGIKRIHIEEDPAKLDHVGGDISNSDYTLVDYNRAGTPLLEIVTKPDFTSPQEAREYLQQLERVLEYLEIYFSDTEFSIKSDANVSIDGGNRVEVKNITGTKEVEKALSFEISRQKQMTARGGEVEQETRSFNSDMGSTTSMRKKETEEDYGYIFEPDLTRQELDEERKSAASEKVPELPRQKFSRFKEEYGIADKLIESLISVPAMADDFENLAEEHEPELVASWMTGELKKTLNYNEVSYEESGVKTEWIEYVLELLEEDKISDRNAEQLLRDLVEEPRGPEEIVEQEDLLKAEDDEVDQVVEQVIEDNPDAVEDYNSGEEGAINFLVGQVMRQSGGKADPNTAREKILDRLEG
- a CDS encoding amphi-Trp domain-containing protein, translated to MSNEEFHKELRLKKKDAADFLRELADSIEDEEQVNLKGDDWQVYQPYEDIVPFRLVKDDEGLEVDLKLINPEE
- a CDS encoding AAA family ATPase — its product is MPWHRFRRFLKRMVSKVKKMTEDENTEGKQEEEKSGKKQRVQFPQYFNKNQGTDNPNGTALKTPVLRGVVVSEFDGDRIWVEASGNMKGRYGVEVPNGYDPEDFTAGTEVALDPNTFTVTDVVDKSKDAVFNAVDTKVTFQDIGGLDNIIKAMKSNVGAQLDSDKKQKIEDWGLEMDKSILLVGRPGTGKTHLVKAVSNEYDAEMFMINGPQLVEKFIGEGAKKVKRLYEQARASDKPSIIFIDEIDAIAKKRLDDRRHGGEEVERTMSQLLSELDGLDTEEGGNVISIFASNKPDIMDPALLNRCNALEVPVPTKEAKREILQVHTRSLDLDDSVDLEIIADEMEDDYTGRDIKQIVKQAAVNALERYEDVSEAEISMQDFQEAVEDLREGNLGAEKDFLADDKMTPEEMFA